One genomic window of Trichlorobacter lovleyi includes the following:
- a CDS encoding TMEM165/GDT1 family protein — MELSTFISSFGLIFLAELGDKTQLTAMALALRYPWKRIFIGIAAAFTVLNLAAVLVGKILFLVLPIFWVTLVSALLFLYFGYSTLRHACDAEDDDTPPPTAADAVRTAFLMIFMAELGDKTQLVTASQAAQHSGSLSGIATVFVASTLALWLVSLIGIFAGKQLVKYIPICWIHRTAGFMFLVFGVAMGWRLFTL, encoded by the coding sequence GTGGAACTGTCCACCTTTATCAGCAGCTTTGGTCTGATCTTTCTGGCGGAGCTGGGTGACAAGACCCAGCTCACTGCCATGGCCCTGGCACTGCGCTACCCCTGGAAACGGATCTTCATCGGTATTGCCGCCGCCTTTACCGTGCTGAATCTGGCAGCGGTACTGGTGGGCAAGATCCTGTTTCTGGTGCTGCCGATCTTCTGGGTCACCCTGGTTTCGGCACTGCTGTTTCTCTACTTTGGTTACAGTACCCTGCGCCATGCCTGCGACGCCGAAGATGACGACACTCCGCCCCCCACTGCGGCTGATGCGGTTCGGACCGCCTTTCTGATGATCTTCATGGCCGAGCTGGGTGACAAGACCCAACTGGTGACCGCCAGTCAGGCTGCCCAGCATTCCGGCAGCCTGAGCGGCATCGCGACCGTTTTTGTTGCCTCAACCCTGGCACTCTGGCTGGTCTCGTTGATCGGCATCTTTGCCGGCAAACAGCTGGTCAAATATATCCCGATCTGCTGGATTCACCGGACTGCCGGTTTCATGTTCCTGGTATTCGGCGTTGCCATGGGCTGGCGCCTGTTCACCCTCTGA
- a CDS encoding TerC family protein, with product MSPTTLMWLVFAVLISFMLLIDLSQNRKSGHVSFKKAATWIVVWMLLALLFGGGIWFTMGQQKALEFLTGYLIEQSLSVDNLFVFIMIFTVFGVRGELQAKVLKWGILGAIVMRLAFIFIGAALLKEFQWLFYFFGALLVYTAWKMAFSGDDEIEPDKNPLVKLARRFLPMTKRIRGDWFITRRMQLWIASPLFMVLLVVESSDLVFAMDSIPAIFAITLDPFIVLTSNVFAIMGLRSLFFLLSNLMGMFAYLKFGIALILAFVGAKMILMMLGFHIPISLSLAVIVVTLALAVVASLLLRKPETVELPETA from the coding sequence ATGTCACCTACCACCCTCATGTGGCTCGTATTTGCCGTACTGATCAGCTTCATGTTGCTGATCGACCTGAGTCAGAATCGCAAGAGCGGTCATGTCAGCTTCAAAAAGGCAGCCACCTGGATTGTGGTCTGGATGCTCCTGGCACTGTTGTTCGGCGGCGGGATCTGGTTCACCATGGGACAACAGAAGGCACTGGAGTTTCTGACCGGCTACCTGATTGAACAGTCGCTCTCGGTGGACAACCTGTTCGTCTTCATCATGATCTTCACGGTCTTCGGGGTGCGGGGAGAACTGCAGGCCAAGGTACTGAAGTGGGGCATCCTAGGTGCGATCGTGATGCGGCTGGCCTTCATCTTCATCGGCGCAGCCTTGCTGAAAGAGTTCCAGTGGCTGTTCTACTTCTTCGGCGCGCTGCTGGTTTATACCGCCTGGAAAATGGCCTTCAGCGGCGATGACGAGATCGAGCCGGACAAAAACCCGCTGGTCAAACTGGCCCGCCGCTTTCTGCCGATGACCAAGCGGATCCGGGGCGACTGGTTTATCACCCGCCGCATGCAGCTCTGGATCGCCAGCCCGCTCTTCATGGTGCTGCTGGTGGTGGAGAGCAGCGACCTGGTCTTTGCGATGGACTCAATTCCGGCCATCTTTGCCATTACCCTGGATCCGTTTATCGTACTGACCTCCAACGTATTTGCCATCATGGGACTCAGATCGCTCTTCTTCCTGCTCTCAAACCTGATGGGGATGTTTGCCTACCTGAAATTCGGCATCGCCCTGATCCTGGCCTTTGTGGGGGCCAAGATGATCCTGATGATGCTGGGTTTCCACATTCCGATCAGCCTGTCGCTGGCAGTGATTGTGGTAACCCTGGCGCTTGCAGTGGTTGCCTCACTGCTTTTACGGAAACCTGAAACCGTTGAGCTGCCGGAAACAGCTTGA
- a CDS encoding DUF2318 domain-containing protein, with protein sequence MKRILMVLCMLVVTACSSASHKTVQADGSVVKIPLAELQAMQASFYRIELDGKEIRFFAVKGSDDRIRTALDACDVCYKERKGYQQQGDVMLCRNCNLTFPVDRIGPSSVGGCNPHFLSSQVAGDQLLLPVAELKQGARFFP encoded by the coding sequence ATGAAACGCATTTTGATGGTGCTGTGTATGCTTGTTGTGACAGCCTGCAGCAGCGCTTCCCACAAGACGGTACAGGCAGACGGCAGCGTGGTGAAGATCCCGCTGGCGGAGCTGCAAGCGATGCAGGCCTCTTTTTACCGGATCGAACTGGACGGCAAGGAGATCCGTTTCTTTGCGGTCAAAGGCAGTGACGACCGGATCAGGACCGCACTGGACGCCTGCGACGTCTGCTACAAGGAACGCAAAGGCTATCAGCAGCAGGGCGATGTGATGCTCTGCCGCAACTGCAACCTGACCTTCCCGGTTGACCGGATCGGACCGTCTTCCGTGGGGGGCTGCAACCCCCACTTCCTGTCGTCACAGGTGGCAGGCGACCAGCTGCTGCTGCCGGTTGCCGAGCTGAAACAGGGGGCACGGTTCTTCCCATGA
- a CDS encoding ABC transporter ATP-binding protein, which translates to MISTTDLKKNYPSGEGNVAALKGIDLTVETGEFVCIMGQSGSGKSTLLTILGGMCHPGSGSVEVDGTAIYRLDDNGLADFRARHFGFVFQSFHLVPYLTALENVMLSLAPLAMAATEKRRLAHDALARMGLAGCAGRLPGRLSGGEQERVAIARAVVNRPSILFADEPTGNLDSATSDQVMGLFAELHQAGQTIVMVTHNPDNGRYAQRTIRLKDGLLL; encoded by the coding sequence ATGATATCTACAACTGATTTGAAAAAAAACTACCCCTCCGGTGAGGGCAACGTCGCTGCCCTGAAGGGAATCGATCTGACCGTGGAGACCGGCGAGTTTGTCTGTATCATGGGGCAGTCCGGTTCCGGCAAGAGCACCCTGCTGACTATTCTGGGGGGGATGTGCCACCCCGGCAGCGGCAGCGTCGAAGTGGACGGCACGGCCATCTACAGGCTTGATGACAACGGCCTGGCAGATTTCCGCGCTAGGCATTTCGGTTTCGTCTTCCAGTCCTTTCATCTGGTGCCCTACCTGACCGCACTGGAAAACGTCATGCTGTCGTTGGCCCCGCTGGCCATGGCCGCTACGGAAAAACGGCGTCTGGCACATGACGCGCTGGCACGGATGGGGCTGGCCGGCTGCGCCGGGCGCCTGCCCGGCCGGCTGTCCGGTGGGGAACAGGAACGAGTGGCAATCGCGCGGGCCGTGGTCAACCGGCCGTCGATCCTGTTTGCCGATGAGCCGACCGGCAATCTGGACAGTGCCACCAGCGACCAGGTCATGGGGCTCTTTGCAGAGCTGCATCAGGCGGGCCAGACCATCGTGATGGTGACCCACAACCCGGATAACGGCCGCTACGCTCAGCGCACCATCCGCCTGAAGGATGGGCTGCTGCTCTGA
- a CDS encoding ABC transporter permease → MRPYQIALKNLMRRPARMFFLTVALAVGLAAVVALVTLSNSMTADIEHTMDQFGANILITPKSNDLALSYGGISLGRVSFDQRELDPSVLQRIRTIKNRQNIAAVAPKVLGTVTLQGRELLLVGVDFAAELRMKPWWRLTGTEPSAPDHALLGSSTALVLGLKPGDRLTITGRSFTVAALLQETGSQDDGLLFVPLAAAQAITAKQGKITLIEVAALCSGCPIGEMVEQIAGVLPDAKVSAIKQVVEGRLQTIAQLKRFSLGMGGVIALIGLLVVFITMMGSVNERKVEIGIFRAIGYRTGHVMGIILLEAGLVGLVAGLTGYLLGVGAAAVALPLLAQSGHPHLLLQWQVALAAIGAVGLVSLLAAVYPARRAGRMDPADALRSL, encoded by the coding sequence ATGAGACCTTACCAGATTGCCTTAAAAAACCTGATGCGCCGACCGGCCAGGATGTTCTTCCTGACGGTGGCGCTGGCAGTGGGGCTCGCGGCAGTGGTGGCGCTGGTCACCCTCTCAAACTCCATGACCGCCGACATTGAGCACACCATGGACCAGTTCGGGGCCAACATTCTGATCACCCCCAAGAGCAACGATCTGGCCCTTTCCTACGGCGGTATCAGCCTGGGGCGGGTCTCCTTTGATCAGCGTGAGCTTGACCCCTCGGTACTGCAGCGGATCAGGACCATCAAAAACCGCCAGAACATCGCCGCCGTTGCCCCCAAGGTCCTGGGGACGGTGACGCTGCAGGGCAGGGAGCTGCTGCTGGTGGGGGTCGATTTTGCGGCTGAGTTGCGGATGAAGCCCTGGTGGCGCCTGACCGGCACGGAGCCGTCTGCTCCGGATCACGCCCTGCTGGGCAGCAGTACCGCACTGGTGCTGGGGCTCAAGCCCGGTGACCGCTTGACCATCACCGGCCGCAGCTTTACCGTGGCAGCCCTGCTGCAGGAGACCGGCTCCCAGGATGACGGCCTGCTGTTTGTACCACTGGCAGCAGCCCAGGCCATTACCGCCAAACAGGGCAAAATCACCCTGATCGAGGTGGCGGCACTCTGTTCCGGCTGTCCGATCGGCGAGATGGTGGAACAGATTGCCGGGGTGCTGCCGGATGCCAAGGTCAGTGCCATCAAGCAGGTGGTGGAGGGACGTCTGCAGACCATTGCCCAGCTCAAACGGTTCTCGCTGGGTATGGGGGGTGTGATCGCCCTGATCGGCCTGCTGGTGGTGTTCATCACCATGATGGGCAGTGTCAACGAACGCAAGGTGGAAATCGGCATCTTCCGGGCCATCGGCTACCGCACCGGCCATGTGATGGGGATCATCCTGCTTGAGGCCGGGCTGGTGGGACTGGTGGCGGGCCTGACAGGCTACCTGTTGGGGGTCGGAGCCGCCGCCGTGGCGTTGCCTCTGCTGGCGCAATCCGGCCACCCGCACCTGCTGTTGCAGTGGCAGGTGGCCCTTGCCGCCATTGGTGCCGTAGGGCTGGTCAGCCTGCTGGCAGCTGTCTACCCGGCACGGCGGGCAGGCAGGATGGACCCGGCCGATGCCTTAAGGAGTCTTTAG